In Halalkalicoccus subterraneus, the DNA window GGAGCGGAACGTCGTTTAGTTCACGAACGCTTCGAGGCGGTTCATCGCCTCCTTCAACTGGGGAAGGCCGCTCGCGTACGACACCCGGAGGTGGCCCTCGCCGGCCTCGCCGAAGACGGAGCCCGGAACGACGGCGACGCCCTGGTCTTCGAGCAGGCCCTCGGCGAACGCCTCGTCGTCGCCCGGGACTTCGGGGAAGACGTAGAAGGCGCCCTGAGCTTCGAAGCAGTCCAGTCCCATCTCCGAGAAGCGAGAGAGGACGAACCGACGGCGGCGGTTGAACGCGCCGACCATCTCCTCGACGTCGTCGTCGCAGCTCTCTAAGGCTTCGAGGGCGGCGTGCTGGGCGGTCGTCGGGGCCGAGAGCATGGAGTACTGATGGATGCGGTTCATCGCCGCGATCCCGTCGCTTGGCCCGAGCGCGTAGCCGAGGCGAAGCCCGGTCATGGCGTAGGCCTTCGAGAAGCCGTTGAAGACGATCGTGCGCTCGCGCATGCCCTCCAGTGTCGCGATCGAGGTGTGTTCTCCCTCGTAGGTCAGGTCGGCGTAGATCTCGTCGGAGAGCACTCGAATATCGTGTTCGCGGCAGAACTCCGCGACGGGTTCGAGGTGCTCCTCGCGCATGACCGCGCCCGTCGGGTTGTTCGGGTAACAGAGGATCAGCAGGTCGGCCTCGCTCGCGCCCGCCCGGTCGAGGGACTCGTAGGTCAGTCTGAACTGCTCGTCCTCGCGGGTGCGCACGGGTAGGGGTTCCCCGTCGGCCAGCAGGACACCCGGGCGGTACGAAACGTAGGAGGGGTCGACCATCGCGACCCGGTCACCCGAGTCGACCAGCGCCCGCAGCGCCACGTCGACGCCCTCACTGACGCCCGTCGTCACGAGGACCTCCTCACCGGGATCGTAGTCGAGAGCGTATCGCTCCGCACAGTGGTCCGCGATCGCCTCTCGGAGTTCGCGCATTCCGCGGTTCGCGGTATACGAGGTCTGTCCTCGCTCCAGCGAGGCGATCGCGGCGTCGCGGGCGGCCCATGGCGCCGAGAAGTCGGGCTCGCCGACGCCGAGCGAGATGACGTCCTCGCGCTCCTCGGCGAGTTCAAAGAACTTCCGGATGCCGGAGGGTGGAACCCGCCCGACGCGCTCGGAAGTCCTCACGCGTGCCACCTCGTGTGGCACGCGTGAGGAGGGAACAGCGCCGCTGCGACCGTGTTCACGAGATCCACCCCACGCGTTCAATCCCGACGGCCGACCGCGTCATGGCGAGACCGAGAGGCGGTCGTCGTCGTCGTCGCCGTTCATCTCGATGCCGCCCTCCTTGTAGGTCTCCATGACGAAGTGGGTCACCGTCTGGGTCACCTCGGGGACGGGAGCGACCTTCTCGCTGACGAACCGCGAGATCTTTCTCACAGAACTCGCCTCGACGATCATCAAAAAGTCGTAGTTCCCGCTGACGAGGTGGAGCGAGGAGACCTCGGGGAACTTCGCGAGGCGCTCGGAGACCTCGCCGTAGCCCGTCTCGCGGTCCAGCGTGACGTTGAGTTCGACGGCGGCGCGGGCGTGGCCCTCGTCGAGGTCGTCCCAGTCGACGATCGCCTGATAGCCCCGGATCGTCCCCTCGCCTTCGAGGTCGGCGATCGTGGCCTCGACCTCGCTCTCGGAGAGGCCGGTCTGGCGCGCGAGATCCGCCGTCTCGGTGCGGGCGTTCGCACAGAGGGCCTCGAGCAGTTCGCGTTTCGGCTCCATACAGGGAGAGCCGACCGCGGGGGAATAAGGCTTGCTCCCGACCCGATATTCGCCCCGGTCGGGATCGCAACGCATACCGAACCGACGCGGATAGCTCCGCCATGAACTACCTGCTGTGGGCGCTGATCGGACTGGTGGCGTACACCTTCGTCGCCCCGCTGATGAGCGTCGCCACGACCGACGTGCCGAGCGACGTCGCGGTCATCGTCTCGAACACCATGCTCGTCGTCGCCGCTGGGGCCGTGGTCGCCGTCTCGAACGAACCGGTCGTCGAGTATCTCACCCATCCCGATGCACCGTACATGTACGCCGCGGGGATCTGTCTCGCGGTGGGGATCCTCGCGTACTACCGCGCGCTCTCGATGGGGCCGGTCAGCGTCGTCGTCCCGATCTTCGGGATGTTCATCGTCACGAGCTCGCTGGTGGGGTTCGTCGCGCTCGACGAGCCGGTGACGGCTCGGAAAATGGCCGGGATCGGCTTCGCGGTACTGGCGGTCTACCTCACCGCCGAGTGATCCGAGTCAACGCTTTTGTCCTTCGCGGTCCCGAGATTCGATATGGCGCTCCAGAAATCCGACAGCGACCTCGCACGCGACGACCCGGCTCCCGAGTTCGAGCTGCCCGGCGCGGACGGCGGGACCTATTCTCCCGAGGATTTCGCGGACCGCGAGGCGCTGCTCGTGGTCTTTACCTGTAACCACTGCCCGTACGCGAAGGCGAAGATCGACCCGCTGAACGCGATCGCACGCGAGTACGACGAGGTGGCGGTCGTCGGGATCAACGCCAACGATGCCGAGGCATACGCTGAGGACTCGTTCGAACGCATGAAAGAGCTGGTCGCGGACGGTACCGTTGAGTACGACGCCTACCTGCGCGACGAGTCCCAGGAGGTCGCTCGCGCATACGGCGCGGTCTGTACGCCCGACCCGTTCCTCTTCGAACGACAGGACGGCGAGAAGTCGCGCTCCTCGGAACGGTCGAGCGGATCGGATCCGCGAGACGGCGAGTTTCGACTGGCCTACCACGGCCGGATCGACGACGCCCACGACCCCGACGCCGAGCCGACCGAACACGACCTGCGCGAGGCCATCGAGCAACTGCTGGCGGGCGAGTCGGTCACCGTCGAGGAACAGCCCTCACGAGGTTGCTCGATCAAGTGGCGAGATACGACCTGAAAGCGTGCCGGGGCAGCAGCGTTTATGCTCTCAGCGCACCATATAGTACGCTGGATCACCTGAATCGACGGCGATCGCATCGAGATCCGGTGGTCGGAGAGGAGTAACATGGTCACAATCGAGAGAGACATTTGGATGGATGCGCGGCCGGAACGGGTGTTCGAGTACATGGCGTCGCCTACAAACCACCTGAACGTGATGCCGAGCCTCCACAGGGTCGAGAACGTCGAGGAGCTACCGAGCGGCGGCCACCGAGGGGATTTCCGGTTCAAAATGGTCGGCATTCCGATCGACGGACGCTTCGAGGACGTCGAGTTCGTTCCGTATGAACGGCGCGTCTACGAGATGAGCGGCGAGATCGAAGGCAGCATGCACTACACCTTCGAGCCGGAGGACGGCGGGACGCGCGTTACCTGCGTGATGGACGTGGAGTTCCCCTCCCGAGTGCTCGATAGGGTGCTTCGTCCCGTCGTCAGGCGGTACAACGAACGTGAGGTCGAGACGATGCTCGAGACCCTCAAGACGATCACGGAGGCCGAACGAAAGACGCCTCAACCGGCGTGAACGTACGTTTTTAACCGAGAGAAGCGATCGAGGCGGAATCACACGTCCCGACCGCGCGGTTCAGTCGGCCGACTGACGAAATCGTTCCCAGGCACTGTGAAACTCCGTATCGTCCTCGGTGCGTTCGTCCCACTGTTCGAGGCCACGCTCCCGTCGAGTGCCGGGGATGGTGTTGTCCAACACGAGCGCGACCAGCCCGCCGACGGCCATCCCCGTGCCGCCGATGACGAAGACCGTATCGGCGAACAGCGGCGAGCCAAGTAGGGGAGAAACGCCGGCGGCGAGTTCGCGGAAGGCCGCCGCGCTCTCGAAGTTCGCCATGTACTGGGGGATCGCGAGGCCGACGAACAGCGAGAAGCCGACGATGAAGACGTTTCTTTGGCTGTCGAGGTCGACGTGTTTCAGCGTGCTGATCCCGACGGCGACGATCTGGCCGAACATCGCGAGAAAGAGGCCGCCGACGATGGGGTCGGGAATGGTCGCGACGAGTTGGCCGAAATATCCCACGAACCCGACCACGAGCATGATCGCCGCACCGACCTGCACAACGTAGCGGGAGGCGACCCCGGTGAGGCCGATCGCGCCGATGTTCTCCGAATAGGATGTCGAGCCGCCGGTGCCCATGACGCCCGAAAAGACGTTCATCAACCCTTCCATGCCGATCCCGTGGTTGATCCGCTTCTCGCTCGGCGCGCCCGTGCCGGTCAGGCGCGCCACCGCGTGATAGTCGCCGAAACTCTCGATGACGGAGGCGAGCACGCCCGCGATCATCCCGATCACGAGCGCGAATTCGACTCTGGGGATCCCCCACTGGAAGGGGTAGATCGGCATCAGGGCAGGGGCCGACGCGACTTGGCCCAGCGCGACGTAACCCGCCGAATCAGGGGAGTACACGCCCGTAATCGAGAGGACTGTGGCGAGCACCCAGACGATCGCGACTCCGAGGATCACCGGGAAGAGCTGGAACGCGCGGCTTTTCGTTTTCAGGTACTGCGAGAACAGTACGATCAACCCGACCGTGAGTCCCAAGAGGAGCCAGTCCTGGTTCGCGGCGGTGATCTGGTCGGCGTCGAACAGCGCCAGCCCGATCAGCGCGATCGTAGGGGCGATCACCACGGGGGAGAGGAACCTGCGAAGGCGGCCGATCAGGCCGAGGTAGCCGATGGCGATCTGAACGAACGCCGCGACGATGATCGCCCCCTGCAGGTAGCGCAGGTCGGTCTGCCAGCTCGGCTCGCCTGGGATGGTCCCCACGACGGCGATGATCGCCAAGGCGGGCGCGAGCATCGAGAAGGGCGCGCCCTGTACGATGGGATAGCGGTTTCCCAGCGTGGTCTGTGCGAGCGTTGCGACCCCCGACACGACGAAGAAGGTGCCGACGAACCGCGCGGTGACGTCGGCGGGCATTCCCATCGCGCCCGCGAGGATCAGCGGAACGGCGATGTTCGCCCCGACCATCGTGAGATAGTGTTGCAGACCCAGAAGGATCGATTCGAAAAGGGGTGGTCTGTCCTCGATACCGTACTCGACGAAACTGGCCTGGTCCTCACCCATTGTCCAAACTGCCTGTGGTTCGCAGTTGGGCGCTCAAATGCCTGCTGATTCGCCCGCCGACGAACCACGGCCAACACTTACAACACCGGACCGCAAAGGGGACGACATGACCAAAGTCGAGCTCGAGGAGGAGACGATCGACCGTCTGGATGCCCTTCGCCAGGAGGAGGAGTCCTACGAGGAACTCATCAACGAGCTCATCAACATCTACGAGGCCGGCGAGATGAGCCTCCACCACGCGGGCGACGAGTTCTAACTGGCCGCCTCGCGGGTCGACTGCCACTTGCCCTGGTCTTCGAGGCGTTCCTGTAACCGGTCGGCGTACTCGGCGACCAGCTCTTCGGCCGCCTGCAGGTCCTCGTCGTTCCCGCCGTCGCCGCCCAGCCCGAGCGCGCCTTTGATCGAGGCGAGGACGCCCCCCGATGGTTCCGATGTCGAGCTGCCGCCCGCCCCGCCGGCGGCCCGGACCTGCGCGTCGATCTTCTCGAGTTCGGGCATGATTTGGGGGAGTTTCTCGGTGTTCGCGACTAGTCGTGCGCGTTCGGAATCCTCGGGATCGCGGATCTCGAACCCGGTGGCGGTCATGATCAGGCCCCACTGCTGGCTCGAAAAGCGCGACTCGTTGACTCGCTCGGTGAACTCGCGGTCGACGGCCATCCGGTCGCCGACGATCCGGTCCATCCACGGCTGTTCGCTCATGCCCGTCGTTCGGAGAGCGGCGGTATCAGGGTTTCCCACGGCAGCCACTCGACCGGGGCGCGGCGGGTGAAAACGGCGAGGCTCGTCCGCTCGCTCGAAAACGTCGTCGGGAAGAGTACCGGGGTCGATCTAGAACGCGCCGCCTTCGACGCTGATGTCGGCGTGGAGTTCCTCGCGCAGCGCGGCGTGGACGTGACAGATCCCCTCCGCACGGTCGACGACCTCTTCGAGCTCCGAGTCGTCGAGGTCCTCCTCGACGTAGATGTCGAATCGGATGGCCGAGAGGTCGTCGTCGTCGTCCACATCTGCCTCGGCGTCGATCTGGAGCTTGCCGAGATCGTCGTGATCGCGCTGCTGGCCGCCAACGCGGAACGCCGGCAGGAAACACGACGCGTAGTCCGCGACGAGGACGGCGTTGGGGTTCGGCCCCTCCTCGTCGGTGGCGTCGATCGTGAGTTCGAAGTCGCCGACCTGGCTGTTGGTTACGAAGCCCTGCTCGCTGACGCTGGTGGTTTCGATGTCGGTCATTGCGTTCGGATGATTCGGCCCAACGGTCCTAAAGGTGGTGTTAGCAGGCGAAGGGGACCGATACCGATGCGGTGAGGTCCGCGTCGCGTTCGGTCGGTTCGGTCGCCGTCTGCCTACGGCGAGAGGTCGAACGTCTCGTCGCCTTCGAGGATGTGGGCCTCGGCGTCGCTGCCCGTGGCCTTCACCTCGCGGACGAAGTCGTCGGTGTCGATCTCGATGGGCGGGAACGTATCGTAGTGCATCGGGAAGGCATGATCGACGTCGAGCCAGTCGGCGGCGATCGCGGCCTGCCACGGACCCATCGTGAAGTGATCGCCCGCCGGAAGCGCGGCGGCGTCGGGCTCGAGATACGGGCCGATCACCTCGCGCATCTCGGTCATCAGGCCGGTGTCGCCGGCGTGGTAGAACGTCGTCGACTTCTCGTCTTCGACCTGTGTCGGCTTGGTGTCGCTGATGACGTAGCCCGCAGGCATCCCCGCCGAGTACTCGTAGTCGGTGTCGATGCCGTTGGTGTGGTCCGCACGACACATCGTCACGTAGGCGTCACCGCACTCGACGGTGCCTCCGAGGTTCATTCCCATCCCGCCGACGGTCTCCTCGAAGCCGAGTTCCTCCTGAGCGTAGGTCGCGAGTTCCGGGTTCGCCACGAGCGTCGCCTCCGAGAACTCGCCGGCGTGACCGATGTGATCGGCGTGAGCGTGGGTCAGCAGGACGTAATCGGGCGTTTCGATGTCGCTCGGCTCCAGATCCGTCTTCGGGTTGTCGAAGAAGGGGTCGATCAGCAGGTCGGTGTCGCCGACGGTGACGTGCCATGTCGAGTGTCCGTGCCAGGTGAGTTCCATACGAGTCGACGAACGACCGACGGACCCATAAAAGGTGCCGCCCGCGATAGTCGAAACTGCCGCCGAACGAAGCCTTTTGCTCCCCCGGTCTGAGGACCACCCATGCACCGCGTTCGATTTCGCGACCCCGCCGGTTCGATCCGACAGGGCGAGTGGAGCGACGGAGAGGTCAGCTTCGGCGGCGAGACGTACGCCACCGAGGAAATCGACGTCCTCGCGCCCTGCGAGCCGACCAAGATCGTCTGTATCGGCCGGAACTACGCCGCCCACGCCGCGGAGCGCGACGAGGACGTTCCCGATCGGCCCCTGCTCTTTCTCAAACCGCCCAACGCCGTCGCGGGCCATGACGACACTGTGACCCTACCCGAGGGCCGCTACGTCGAACACGAGGCCGAACTCGGGGTCGTCATCGGCGAGCAGTGTCGCAACGTGAGCGAGGACGATGCCGAGGACGTGATCGCGGGCTACACCTGCTTCGACGACCTCTCGAACCGGGACGACCAGGACGAGGAACAGAACTGGATCCGGGGGAAGGCCTTCGACAACGCCGCGCCGATGGGTCCGGTTCTCGCAACGCCCGAGGAGGTCCCCGACGACGCGCGGATCCAGTTGCGCGTCGACGGCGAGACGCGCCAGGATTCGACCCTTGAGCACCTCATATTCTCGGTTCCCGAGTTGATCGCCGAGATCACCCACTACATGACCCTCGAACCCGGCGACGTGATCGCGACGGGTACTCCTGAGGGTGTCGGGCCGGTCGAGGACGGCGAGACGGTCGAAGTCGAGATCGAAGGGATCGGAACGCTCGAACACGAGATACGCCAGTAATCGCGAGACGGCGCTACGGTAAACCTCGGAGGGTCCGATCGCTGGCTATTTATCACATCGAGCGATCCGAGTGTATATGCAACGACGCAGCTTTCTCGCGCTGGGAGTCACGAGCGTCTCGCTGCTCGCCGGCTGTACCGACGTTGGCGGCATTAACGGTGGAGACGACGGAGAGAGCGGGGCGAACGGGAACGATACCGACTCGGACGACCACGGGCACGAACACGACGGCGAAAATCACAGCCACGGCGACGATGGGAACCATAGCCACGACGGTGAGGAAAACCACAGTCACGACGGCGAGGAGAACCACAGTCACGATCTCTGATCGGCTCCCGTCCCGAACCGAAGACTGAACGGTTTTTTACCACTCGGATCCCCACGTCGGCACAATGACCGACGCGTATGACTACGAGGAGCTTGGGCTCGTCGCCGGTCTCGAGATCCACCAGCAGCTCGACACGGCGACGAAGCTCTTCTGTTCCTGTCCGACCGAACGGCGCGACCCCGATGAATCGACCCACCGGTTCTCGCGGTATCTCCACCCGACCAAAAGCGAGCTCGGCGAGATCGACGAGGCGGCCTTGGAGGAGAGCCGGGTCGACCGCGAGTTCGAGTACCTCGCGTACGATACGACCTGTCTGGTCGAGGCCGATGACGAGCCACCGCATCGAATCGACGGCGAGGCGCTCGACGTCGCACTGGAGATCGTACGGCTGCTCGACGCCGAGCCGGTCGATCAGGCCCACGTCATGCGAAAGCTCGTCGTCGACGGCTCGAACACCTCGGGCTTCCAGCGCTCGTCGCTGATCGCTACCGACGGCGAAATCGAGACGAGCGAGGGACCAGTAGGAATCGAGGACCTCCTCCTGGAGGAGGAAAGCGCCCAGCGCATCGGAGGGACTGAGTCGGGCGTTCGCTGGAGCCTCGACAGACTAGGGATTCCGCTGGTGGAGATCGGCACCAGCCCCGACATCTCCTCGCCCGAGCAGGCCCTGGAGGCCGCAGAGCGCATCGGCATGCTGCTTCGCTCGACGGGCACCGTCAAACGGGGGCTCGGCACGATCCGCCAGGACGTCAACGTCTCGATCGCGGAGGGCGCCCGCGTCGAGATGAAGGGCGTCCAGAGCTTGGAGGACATCGCCGACCTCGTGCGCGGCGAGGTCGGTCGACAGGTCGAGCTGCTGGCGGTCGCCGAAGAGCTCACCGACCGGGAGGCGAGCGTCGGCGACCCCGTAGCGGTGAGCGAACTCTTCGCCGACACCGACAGCGGGGTCATCGCCGGCGCCCTCTCGGACGACGGCTCGGTGATGGCCGTTCCGCTGTACGGCTTCGACGGGCTGGTTGGCCGGGAACTCCAACCCGACCGTCGTCTGGGCACCGAGCTCTCCGATCACGCGAAACGCCACGGCGCGGGCGGGATCTTCCACACCGACGAGCTACCGGCCTACGGCGTTACTGATGACGAGGTCGAGGCGCTGCGCGAGGCCGTCGACGCCGGGCCCGACGACGCCGTCGCCATCGTCGCCGACGACACCCAGACCGCCGAATCCGCGATCGACGCAGTTGCCGCCCGTGCCGAGACCGCGATCGAGGGGGTTCCCGAAGAGACCCGCGGCGCGGACGAGGACGGGACCTCACGCTACCTCCGCCCACTGCCGGGCGCGGCGCGGATGTACCCCGAGACGGACGTTCCGCCCGTCGAACCGGACCCGAGCGAGGTCGAGACGCCGGAGCTCCTCACTGAAAAAGTCGAGCGCTACCAGTCCGAGCATGGTCTCGACGCCGGGCTCGCAGAACAGGTCGCCTACGGCCGGCGAATGCCGCTGTTCGAGCACGTCGTGAGCGACGGGGTCGATCCCACGCTCGCCGCGGGCACGCTCGAATCGACCCTCACCGAACTGCGTCGCGACGACCTGCCCGTCGAGAACCTGAGCGACGACCAACTCGCCGGGGCGCTCGCGCTCGCGCGCGACGGTGACCTCCCGAAGGGGAGCGTCGGCGACCTGCTCGCGGCGGTCGCCCGGTCCCCGGAACTCACCGCCGAGGAGACCCTCGAACGCGAGGACCTGGGTGGGGCCTCCGAGGACGAGGTCCAGGAGGCGGTCCGCGAGGTGGTCGAACGTAATTCCGAACAGGTCGAGGCGGAGGGGATGGCCGCGTTCTCGGGACTGATGGGCGAGGCGATGGGCGCCTTGGGTGGGAAAGCCGACGGCGAGGCCGTCAGCGCCGCACTGAGAGCGGAGATCCAGCGGCGAACGTGATCCACCGTCCCGACGTCCGTGGTGATCGCCCGTCGTGTCGATCGCACCGGTTGCGCCGAGCGGGGCGCGGACGATGAGCGACGGGGACGGGCCGACGCCGCCCTCGGAACGGATCGTCGGCCTCGACGCGCTGCGCGGGTTCGCGCTGCTTGGGATCCTCGTGATCAACGTCCGGGTGTTCTCGATGCCCGAGGCCACCCTGAGCAATCCGACGGTCTACGGCGATCTGACGGGGGCGAACTACTGGGTCTGGTTCGCGGGTCACGTCCTCGCGGAGGGGAAGTTCATCGCGCTGTTTACCCTCCTGTTCGGCGGCGGGATCGTGCTGTTCACCCGCAGCGCCGAGCGACGGGGACAGTCGCCCCTTCGGCTCCACCGGCGGCGCTCGGCGTGGCTCGTCGGGTTCGGCCTCGCCCATGCCTATCTGCTGTGGTACGGCGACATCCTCGTCGCCTACGGCCTCTGTGGACTCGTCGCCGTCGGCTTCCGGGATCGCCCGCCCCGGGCGCTCGCCTCGTTCGGGCTCGCCCTGTTCGCGCTCCCTTCGGCCGTCGAGGTGCTGTCGGCGCTGAGCGTCGATCCGGCCGCGATCGCGGGTAGCTGGCATCCCTCGGTGGCCGCGCTTCAAGGGGAGATCGCGGCCTACCGAGGGGGCTGGCTCGAACAGATGCGCCACCGGGTACCGACGGCGTTCGAGCGCCAAACCACGGGTTTTCTCGGCTACAGCGCCTGGCGGATCGGCGGCTCGATGCTGCTTGGAATGGCGCTGTTCAAGTGGGGCGTGCTGACCAACGAGCGCTCGTCGCGGTTCTACCGCCGGTTAGTCGTCGTCGGAGCGGCGAGCGGGCTGGCGGCGATCCTCACGGGTGTCTGGTACATCAAGGCCAACGACTGGAGCGCCGGGGCGGCGCTGTTCTGGCGGCAGTTCAACTACTGGGGAAGCCTCCCGCTGGCCGGCGCGTACGTCGGGCTGGTCATGCTGTACTGCCGGTGGCGCCCCGAAGGGATCGCGACGCGGGCGCTCGCGGCCGTCGGCCGGACCGCCTTCAGCAACTACGTTCTCCAGACGGTGCTCGCCACGTCGGTCTTCTACGGCCACGGGCTGGGTCTGTTCGGGGCGGTGAGCCGCGTCGAGGCGATCGGGGTCGTCGTCGCCATCTGGGCGGTGCAGATCCCGCTGTCGGTCCTCTGGCTGCGGTACTTCCGGTTTGGCCCGCTGGAGTGGCTCTGGCGAACCCTCACGTACGGGGAGCGCCAGCCGATCCGACACGACCGGACCGACGGATAGAGTGGGATCCCGATCCTATCGCTCCCGAGTCGCGCGCTCGACCGCCCGCAACACGCCGTGCAGCGTCGTGATCTCCCGATCGGTCGGATGGGCCCGCCCCACGAGCCGGCGCACCAGTCGCATCGTCTTCGGACGCTTGCCCTCGGGATAGCCGACCGCTCGTAGGGTCTCGTCGAACCGGTCGTAAAAGCGCTCGATCTCGGGTTCGGCAGCGCGCTCGTGTTCGACGTCCGGCAGCTGAGACTCACCCAGTGCCAGCCCCCGCAGTTCGTAGAGCGCGACCGTCGCGGCCTGCCCCAGATTGAGCACGGGGTAGTCGGCGCTCGCGGGGATCGTACAGATCTGGTCCAGTCGGGCGAGTTCCTCGTTGGTCAGGCCGATGCGCTCGCGTCCGAAGACGAGTGCCACGTCTGCCTCGACACCCGAGAGGTCCTCTGCGAGTTCGGCGGGCGTGCGAAACGGGAACCGGACGTGTTTGCGGGCGTCCTCGTTGGTCGTTGCGGTAAAGCCCACCGTATGAAAGCCCTCGACCACTTCGTCGAAGGTCACCGCCTCGGCGTTCGGCAGTATGTCTTCTCGTGCCTGCCCAGCGAAGCCGTAGGCCTCTCCATCCCTATCGAGTTCGGGTGGATCGACGAGTTTCAGGTCCGAAAACCCGAAGTTCTTCATCGCGCGGGCGATGGTACCGACGTTGCCGGGTGTTTTGGCCCCGACGACCACCACCGATATCACGAGGAGGGGTACTCCTGAGAGATGTCGAACTCCCGGAGGTCGATCTTCTTGCCGTCCTCCGGGTCCGGGACCTGCATCGCCTCGAAATCCACCTCGCTGGGCTCGGGGACGTCTCCCGGGTCGGTCTCGACGTGTTCGATTCCCCCGTAGTTGCCCGGCGCGCGCCCGCCGTCGGCGAACCACTCGTGGAAGGCGTCCTTGAGTCCGTCCTCACCCATGTACTCGCGCCCGCCCTCGTCGCGAAACCAGTAGAGGAAATCGGCTTCGTGCTCCTCGCAGAGCACCACCTCCGATCGGGGCTCGCCGTAGACCGCCTCGGCGACGTTACACTCCGCGATGTTCGCGTCGCCATGGATCAGCCAGCAGGCCTGACACGGCGAGGTCACGAGCGCTTCGAGCCGTTCGAGGCGCAGACGGGTGTCCTCGGGGATTTCCTCAAGGGGCTTGAACTCCCCCTCGTCGTCGAAGACCTCCTCTTCCTCGAACCGCCAGCCGCGAAGCCCGATACTTACCTTTCCCATGTCGGTGCTAACGGCGTGGCCGGTAAAAACCGCGTGGATCACCCGTCTCGAACCGGACCGCCTATCCGAACCCCTATCCTACCCCCGTCCATGCAGACCGTCGACGCGGCCGGACTGGGGATCGGCGACGGCCATCCCCCACGGATCATGGGTGTGCTCAACGTCAGCGAGGAGTCGCCCTACGATCCGAGCGTCTTCGCCGATCCCGGCGCCGCCGCCGAGTACGTCGACCGCGAACTGATCGACGAGGGCGCGGACATCGTCGACGTCGGCCTCGAATCGGCGAACAAGCGTCTCGACGTGCTTTCCGCAGAGGAGGAACTGGACAGGCTCGATACCGCCATCGAAACCATCGAGTCGGTCTCGGGGGAGGCGGTCTTCTCGATCGAGACACGCTACTCGGAGGTGGCCGAGGAAGCGCTCTCGCGGGGGTTCGACATGGTCAACGACGTCTGTGGGTTCGCCGACCCCGCGATGCCGGGGGTCTGCACCGAGCACGACGCCGCGGTCGTCAAGATGGCCTCGCCGCCGGATCTCGAACGCCCCGGTGCCGTCGAATCGGTCGAGGAGATCTACGAAGCCCTGTCGATGAACGGCGTGACGGAAAAGACGATCCTCGACCCTGCGTTCGGGGGATGGTCGGAGGAAAAGACGCTCGCGGACGACCGCGAGACGCTCCGTCGGCTCCGGGAGTTTCGCGCCTACGACCGGCCCGTGCTGGTCTCGATCAACCGGAAGAACTTCCTCCGAGAAGTCGCCGGACGGAGCACCGAGGCGGCCCTACCCGTTTCGCTCGCGGCGACCGCACTGGCCGTCGAGCGCGGAGCACACGTCCTCAGAACACACGACGTGAGCGAGACCCGCGACGCCGCGCTGATCGGTCGGGAGTTCACCCGCGAACGTGTCCACGAACCGAGGATCGAGGAACTCGACGTGACGACCCG includes these proteins:
- a CDS encoding metal-dependent hydrolase, with product MELTWHGHSTWHVTVGDTDLLIDPFFDNPKTDLEPSDIETPDYVLLTHAHADHIGHAGEFSEATLVANPELATYAQEELGFEETVGGMGMNLGGTVECGDAYVTMCRADHTNGIDTDYEYSAGMPAGYVISDTKPTQVEDEKSTTFYHAGDTGLMTEMREVIGPYLEPDAAALPAGDHFTMGPWQAAIAADWLDVDHAFPMHYDTFPPIEIDTDDFVREVKATGSDAEAHILEGDETFDLSP
- a CDS encoding fumarylacetoacetate hydrolase family protein, with the protein product MHRVRFRDPAGSIRQGEWSDGEVSFGGETYATEEIDVLAPCEPTKIVCIGRNYAAHAAERDEDVPDRPLLFLKPPNAVAGHDDTVTLPEGRYVEHEAELGVVIGEQCRNVSEDDAEDVIAGYTCFDDLSNRDDQDEEQNWIRGKAFDNAAPMGPVLATPEEVPDDARIQLRVDGETRQDSTLEHLIFSVPELIAEITHYMTLEPGDVIATGTPEGVGPVEDGETVEVEIEGIGTLEHEIRQ
- the gatE gene encoding Glu-tRNA(Gln) amidotransferase subunit GatE, with protein sequence MTDAYDYEELGLVAGLEIHQQLDTATKLFCSCPTERRDPDESTHRFSRYLHPTKSELGEIDEAALEESRVDREFEYLAYDTTCLVEADDEPPHRIDGEALDVALEIVRLLDAEPVDQAHVMRKLVVDGSNTSGFQRSSLIATDGEIETSEGPVGIEDLLLEEESAQRIGGTESGVRWSLDRLGIPLVEIGTSPDISSPEQALEAAERIGMLLRSTGTVKRGLGTIRQDVNVSIAEGARVEMKGVQSLEDIADLVRGEVGRQVELLAVAEELTDREASVGDPVAVSELFADTDSGVIAGALSDDGSVMAVPLYGFDGLVGRELQPDRRLGTELSDHAKRHGAGGIFHTDELPAYGVTDDEVEALREAVDAGPDDAVAIVADDTQTAESAIDAVAARAETAIEGVPEETRGADEDGTSRYLRPLPGAARMYPETDVPPVEPDPSEVETPELLTEKVERYQSEHGLDAGLAEQVAYGRRMPLFEHVVSDGVDPTLAAGTLESTLTELRRDDLPVENLSDDQLAGALALARDGDLPKGSVGDLLAAVARSPELTAEETLEREDLGGASEDEVQEAVREVVERNSEQVEAEGMAAFSGLMGEAMGALGGKADGEAVSAALRAEIQRRT
- a CDS encoding DUF418 domain-containing protein is translated as MSDGDGPTPPSERIVGLDALRGFALLGILVINVRVFSMPEATLSNPTVYGDLTGANYWVWFAGHVLAEGKFIALFTLLFGGGIVLFTRSAERRGQSPLRLHRRRSAWLVGFGLAHAYLLWYGDILVAYGLCGLVAVGFRDRPPRALASFGLALFALPSAVEVLSALSVDPAAIAGSWHPSVAALQGEIAAYRGGWLEQMRHRVPTAFERQTTGFLGYSAWRIGGSMLLGMALFKWGVLTNERSSRFYRRLVVVGAASGLAAILTGVWYIKANDWSAGAALFWRQFNYWGSLPLAGAYVGLVMLYCRWRPEGIATRALAAVGRTAFSNYVLQTVLATSVFYGHGLGLFGAVSRVEAIGVVVAIWAVQIPLSVLWLRYFRFGPLEWLWRTLTYGERQPIRHDRTDG
- a CDS encoding RNA methyltransferase, whose product is MISVVVVGAKTPGNVGTIARAMKNFGFSDLKLVDPPELDRDGEAYGFAGQAREDILPNAEAVTFDEVVEGFHTVGFTATTNEDARKHVRFPFRTPAELAEDLSGVEADVALVFGRERIGLTNEELARLDQICTIPASADYPVLNLGQAATVALYELRGLALGESQLPDVEHERAAEPEIERFYDRFDETLRAVGYPEGKRPKTMRLVRRLVGRAHPTDREITTLHGVLRAVERATRER
- the folP gene encoding dihydropteroate synthase, translated to MQTVDAAGLGIGDGHPPRIMGVLNVSEESPYDPSVFADPGAAAEYVDRELIDEGADIVDVGLESANKRLDVLSAEEELDRLDTAIETIESVSGEAVFSIETRYSEVAEEALSRGFDMVNDVCGFADPAMPGVCTEHDAAVVKMASPPDLERPGAVESVEEIYEALSMNGVTEKTILDPAFGGWSEEKTLADDRETLRRLREFRAYDRPVLVSINRKNFLREVAGRSTEAALPVSLAATALAVERGAHVLRTHDVSETRDAALIGREFTRERVHEPRIEELDVTTRREAARHLERVGADRAVGDATLSRWFRLRGLGDSADPLATAVADANGVFLVGSDPALLVGTYEGFDTVARSLGADVTPASALLSKILHEFR